In the Firmicutes bacterium CAG:345 genome, TTGAACGATTATTGTAAAAGCGATAAAAAAGTGTTATAATTTTAGCACAAATTCAAAGTGGGAGGACGTTTTTATGACCTATCCTGAAGCAATAAAGAAATTAAGAAACAAACTAATTCTTTCACAAACAGAATTTGCTGAGCTTTTAGGTGTTTCTTTTGGCACTGTAAATAGATGGGAATCTGGAAA is a window encoding:
- a CDS encoding putative uncharacterized protein (product inferred by homology to UniProt); this translates as MTYPEAIKKLRNKLILSQTEFAELLGVSFGTVNRWESGKYTLTIKLRRKLASYFEKYNIKVEE